From the Manihot esculenta cultivar AM560-2 chromosome 3, M.esculenta_v8, whole genome shotgun sequence genome, one window contains:
- the LOC110611255 gene encoding TOM1-like protein 9 isoform X2: MVNSMVERATSDMLIGPDWARNIEICDVCNHDPAQAKDVVKGVKKRIGSKNSKVQLLALTLLETMIKNCGDIVHMHVAERDILHEMVKIAKKKPDFHVKEKILILIDTWQEAFGGPRARYPQFYSAYQELLRAGAVFPQRSERSAPVFTPPQTQPLTSYPQNLRNRQEAAESSAEPEFPTLSLTEIQNARGIMDVLSEMLNALDPGNKEGLRQEVIVDLVGQCRTYKQRVVHLVNSTASASTPGVMNQLLLPAPPTTNGPTPPAAANPKLDLLSGDDFGSPKADNSLALVPVGESQSATTSQQNALALFDMFSDGNGPTSAVNVQPAHLAGLTNSSNPQIQQQHNFHPPEAGVYPNGSSANMGSPRYEHSPYMQATGPAWNGQVPQQPSSPVFGAQGSGSLPPPPWEAQSGDGSPGSGAQYSQPMQVTQVVVTHATPMQSGMHPQGVQPSGNDHLVGMYIQPITTGQLPAYNNPAIQSNQLGLHPQAVQGGQYMNMLPQPMQPGQMASMYPQHMYGNQMPGYGYAPQQGTQYLEQQMYGLGVRDDSTVRNSSYQVSSSSYMPALKKPSKPEDKLFGDLVDIAKSKPTKPTRERAGSM; encoded by the exons ATGGTGAATTCTATGGTTGAACGGGCCACGAGCGACATGTTGATCGGGCCTGATTGGGCCAGGAACATTGAGATCTGTGACGTGTGCAATCACGACCCTGC ACAAGCGAAGGATGTTGTTAAAGGTGTAAAGAAGCGCATTGGAAGTAAGAATTCAAAAGTTCAACTTCTTGCGCTAACA CTATTGGAAACCATGATAAAGAATTGTGGGGACATCGTACACATGCACGTTGCGGAGAGAGatattttgcatgaaatggtGAAGATAGCGAAGAAAAAG CCTGACTTTCATGTCAAAGAGAAGATACTGATTCTAATAGATACCTGGCAAGAAGCTTTTGGTGGACCGAGGGCAAGATATCCACAATTTTATTCTGCATATCAAGAGTTGTTG CGAGCTGGGGCAGTGTTCCCTCAGAGATCTGAGAGGTCTGCACCTGTATTTACACCTCCACAAACACAACCTTTGACATCTTATCCTCAAAATCTGCGCAATCGGCAAGAGGCAGCAGAGTCTTCTGCAGAGCCTGAGTTCCCCACATTGAG CTTGACAGAAATTCAGAATGCACGGGGTATCATGGATGTCCTTTCAGAGATGTTAAATGCATTAGATCCAGGAAACAAAGAG GGACTTAGGCAGGAGGTTATTGTTGACCTGGTGGGACAATGTCGTACATACAAGCAAAGAGTTGTGCATCTTGTTAATTCAACTGC ATCTGCTTCAACACCTGGTGTAATGAATCAATTGTTACTCCCCGCACCTCCCACAACTAATGGTCCAACTCCTCCAGCAGCTGCCAATCCTAAATTGGACTTGTTAAGCGGGGATGACTTTGGCTCACCAAAGGCTGATAATTCACTAGCTCTTGTTCCTGTGGGAGAGTCCCAGTCGGCTACTACATCTCAGCAGAATGCACTTGCTCTTTTTGACATGTTTTCTGATGGTAACGGCCCCACTAGTGCTGTCAATGTGCAGCCTGCCCATTTAGCTGGATTAACGAATTCTTCGAATCCACAAATCCAACAGCAACATAATTTTCATCCCCCAGAAGCTGGAGTTTACCCAAATGGAAGTTCCGCAAATATGGGATCACCACGATACGAACATTCACCATACATGCAAGCCACTGGTCCAGCCTGGAATGGACAGGTCCCTCAGCAGCCATCCTCACCAGTTTTTG GTGCTCAAGGCAGTGGGTCACTGCCTCCGCCTCCATGGGAAGCTCAATCGGGAGATGGAAGCCCTGGGTCAGGGGCTCAATACTCTCAACCAATGCAAGTTACTCAGGTGGTTGTGACACATGCAACACCAATGCAGAGTGGAATGCATCCTCAGGGAGTGCAGCCTTCAGGGAATGACCATCTAGTGGGTATGTACATTCAGCCAATCACAACTGGCCAATTGCCTGCATATAACAATCCAGCTATACAGAGTAATCAGTTAGGTTTGCATCCTCAAGCAGTCCAGGGAGGGCAATATATGAATATGCTCCCACAGCCGATGCAACCTGGGCAAATGGCTTCTATGTATCCTCAACATATGTATGGCAACCAAATGCCAGGATATGGGTATGCTCCGCAACAAGGCACGCAGTATCTTGAGCAGCAAATGTATGGCCTGGGTGTTAGAGATGATAGCACTGTGAGAAACTCGTCTTACCAGGTTTCTTCTTCGTCTTACATGCCAGCACTTAAGAAGCCTTCCAAGCCAGAAGACAAGCTGTTTGGAGACTTGGTTGACATTGCAAAATCCAAGCCAACGAAACCTACTCGTGAAAGAGCTGGTAGCATGTGA
- the LOC110611255 gene encoding TOM1-like protein 9 isoform X1 produces MVNSMVERATSDMLIGPDWARNIEICDVCNHDPAQAKDVVKGVKKRIGSKNSKVQLLALTLLETMIKNCGDIVHMHVAERDILHEMVKIAKKKPDFHVKEKILILIDTWQEAFGGPRARYPQFYSAYQELLRAGAVFPQRSERSAPVFTPPQTQPLTSYPQNLRNRQEAAESSAEPEFPTLSLTEIQNARGIMDVLSEMLNALDPGNKEGLRQEVIVDLVGQCRTYKQRVVHLVNSTADESLLCQGLALNDDLQRLLAKHEAIASGTSATAAAEKQKPESGRALVDVGGPLVDTGGNKNQPVEGSASTPGVMNQLLLPAPPTTNGPTPPAAANPKLDLLSGDDFGSPKADNSLALVPVGESQSATTSQQNALALFDMFSDGNGPTSAVNVQPAHLAGLTNSSNPQIQQQHNFHPPEAGVYPNGSSANMGSPRYEHSPYMQATGPAWNGQVPQQPSSPVFGAQGSGSLPPPPWEAQSGDGSPGSGAQYSQPMQVTQVVVTHATPMQSGMHPQGVQPSGNDHLVGMYIQPITTGQLPAYNNPAIQSNQLGLHPQAVQGGQYMNMLPQPMQPGQMASMYPQHMYGNQMPGYGYAPQQGTQYLEQQMYGLGVRDDSTVRNSSYQVSSSSYMPALKKPSKPEDKLFGDLVDIAKSKPTKPTRERAGSM; encoded by the exons ATGGTGAATTCTATGGTTGAACGGGCCACGAGCGACATGTTGATCGGGCCTGATTGGGCCAGGAACATTGAGATCTGTGACGTGTGCAATCACGACCCTGC ACAAGCGAAGGATGTTGTTAAAGGTGTAAAGAAGCGCATTGGAAGTAAGAATTCAAAAGTTCAACTTCTTGCGCTAACA CTATTGGAAACCATGATAAAGAATTGTGGGGACATCGTACACATGCACGTTGCGGAGAGAGatattttgcatgaaatggtGAAGATAGCGAAGAAAAAG CCTGACTTTCATGTCAAAGAGAAGATACTGATTCTAATAGATACCTGGCAAGAAGCTTTTGGTGGACCGAGGGCAAGATATCCACAATTTTATTCTGCATATCAAGAGTTGTTG CGAGCTGGGGCAGTGTTCCCTCAGAGATCTGAGAGGTCTGCACCTGTATTTACACCTCCACAAACACAACCTTTGACATCTTATCCTCAAAATCTGCGCAATCGGCAAGAGGCAGCAGAGTCTTCTGCAGAGCCTGAGTTCCCCACATTGAG CTTGACAGAAATTCAGAATGCACGGGGTATCATGGATGTCCTTTCAGAGATGTTAAATGCATTAGATCCAGGAAACAAAGAG GGACTTAGGCAGGAGGTTATTGTTGACCTGGTGGGACAATGTCGTACATACAAGCAAAGAGTTGTGCATCTTGTTAATTCAACTGC GGATGAATCATTACTCTGCCAAGGGCTTGCACTAAATGATGATTTGCAGCGTCTACTTGCCAAGCATGAGGCCATTGCTTCAGGAACTTCTGCTACTGCTGCAGCTGAGAAACAGAAGCCTGAATCAGGTCGAGCACTTGTTGATGTTGGTGGTCCTCTTGTTGATACAGGAGGCAACAAAAATCAACCAGTTGAGGG ATCTGCTTCAACACCTGGTGTAATGAATCAATTGTTACTCCCCGCACCTCCCACAACTAATGGTCCAACTCCTCCAGCAGCTGCCAATCCTAAATTGGACTTGTTAAGCGGGGATGACTTTGGCTCACCAAAGGCTGATAATTCACTAGCTCTTGTTCCTGTGGGAGAGTCCCAGTCGGCTACTACATCTCAGCAGAATGCACTTGCTCTTTTTGACATGTTTTCTGATGGTAACGGCCCCACTAGTGCTGTCAATGTGCAGCCTGCCCATTTAGCTGGATTAACGAATTCTTCGAATCCACAAATCCAACAGCAACATAATTTTCATCCCCCAGAAGCTGGAGTTTACCCAAATGGAAGTTCCGCAAATATGGGATCACCACGATACGAACATTCACCATACATGCAAGCCACTGGTCCAGCCTGGAATGGACAGGTCCCTCAGCAGCCATCCTCACCAGTTTTTG GTGCTCAAGGCAGTGGGTCACTGCCTCCGCCTCCATGGGAAGCTCAATCGGGAGATGGAAGCCCTGGGTCAGGGGCTCAATACTCTCAACCAATGCAAGTTACTCAGGTGGTTGTGACACATGCAACACCAATGCAGAGTGGAATGCATCCTCAGGGAGTGCAGCCTTCAGGGAATGACCATCTAGTGGGTATGTACATTCAGCCAATCACAACTGGCCAATTGCCTGCATATAACAATCCAGCTATACAGAGTAATCAGTTAGGTTTGCATCCTCAAGCAGTCCAGGGAGGGCAATATATGAATATGCTCCCACAGCCGATGCAACCTGGGCAAATGGCTTCTATGTATCCTCAACATATGTATGGCAACCAAATGCCAGGATATGGGTATGCTCCGCAACAAGGCACGCAGTATCTTGAGCAGCAAATGTATGGCCTGGGTGTTAGAGATGATAGCACTGTGAGAAACTCGTCTTACCAGGTTTCTTCTTCGTCTTACATGCCAGCACTTAAGAAGCCTTCCAAGCCAGAAGACAAGCTGTTTGGAGACTTGGTTGACATTGCAAAATCCAAGCCAACGAAACCTACTCGTGAAAGAGCTGGTAGCATGTGA